The proteins below are encoded in one region of Phycisphaerae bacterium:
- a CDS encoding cytochrome c3 family protein: MAPEALGGNGPFGAAESGARGSCLRLAATMAILLTATATTLAQDKTQVDAVPVETSVAEPEEHATNCGNCHYCETPKHSAPCLRNPCTRHLVPTAELAAVSDVIVLGVLENTYLPVPFDHRGHAEKAEMGDGCATCHHHSSAGQPPPPCRACHDPAASGTSVDLPGLRGAYHQQCLACHREWSDERACELCHRRKAGSRVAAAPGPGEILGRMHPPIPSPAGEFYEGSANREASGRVLFRHGEHADRFGLRCVDCHRESSCARCHSRSDEARRNSTLVEHHAPCVRCHRDDMSLAGRSAGRCEKCHIPDGTPLRGLFDHATVAGWPLKSYHAGVPCRSCHADVPFEAPSKECSACHEPWDAGAFDHAITGQVLDENHAEIDCSTCHQDGRYDRPPVCTDCHEGEMRFPNGADGASAR, from the coding sequence ATGGCGCCTGAGGCTCTGGGGGGCAATGGTCCGTTCGGCGCAGCCGAGAGTGGAGCACGCGGGTCGTGTCTGCGCCTCGCGGCGACGATGGCCATCTTGTTGACGGCTACGGCGACCACACTGGCGCAGGACAAGACGCAGGTGGACGCCGTTCCCGTCGAGACAAGCGTCGCGGAACCAGAGGAACACGCAACGAACTGTGGCAATTGCCACTATTGCGAGACGCCGAAGCATTCGGCCCCATGTCTGCGGAATCCCTGCACCCGGCATCTCGTCCCGACGGCGGAGCTCGCTGCGGTCAGTGACGTGATCGTTCTGGGAGTCCTGGAGAACACCTACCTGCCCGTTCCGTTCGACCACCGTGGTCATGCGGAAAAGGCGGAGATGGGCGACGGGTGCGCGACGTGCCACCACCATTCATCAGCGGGTCAGCCACCTCCCCCATGTCGAGCCTGCCATGATCCTGCCGCATCCGGTACGAGCGTCGATCTTCCGGGGCTGCGCGGCGCCTATCACCAACAATGCCTGGCTTGTCATCGGGAATGGAGCGATGAACGCGCGTGCGAACTCTGCCATCGGCGCAAGGCAGGGAGCCGTGTGGCGGCGGCACCCGGCCCCGGAGAGATACTCGGACGGATGCATCCACCCATCCCCTCACCAGCCGGGGAATTCTATGAAGGGTCGGCGAATCGGGAAGCGTCGGGACGCGTGCTGTTCCGACACGGAGAGCATGCGGATCGATTCGGTCTTCGCTGCGTGGATTGCCATCGGGAGTCGAGCTGCGCGCGCTGCCACAGCCGTAGTGACGAGGCGCGCCGGAATTCGACCCTGGTGGAGCACCACGCGCCCTGTGTGCGATGCCATCGCGACGACATGAGTCTTGCGGGACGGTCGGCCGGGCGCTGCGAGAAATGCCACATTCCTGACGGTACTCCTCTGCGCGGCTTGTTTGACCACGCCACCGTTGCGGGTTGGCCGTTGAAATCCTACCACGCCGGCGTGCCGTGCCGCAGTTGCCACGCGGACGTTCCGTTTGAGGCGCCTTCAAAAGAGTGCTCGGCCTGTCACGAGCCCTGGGATGCCGGCGCGTTCGACCATGCCATCACGGGGCAGGTTCTTGACGAGAATCACGCCGAGATTGATTGCAGCACCTGCCACCAAGATGGTCGCTACGACCGGCCCCCCGTGTGTACGGATTGCCACGAGGGAGAGATGCGGTTTCCGAACGGAGCCGATGGCGCTTCCGCCCGTTGA
- the hybB gene encoding Ni/Fe-hydrogenase cytochrome b subunit, with protein sequence MSHSALPTFSRVKFLTPGTAILLLMAGLGVAFGIYRFAFGLQASTNMNQVYPWGIWIVADVSFIALAAGGFVTAGLVYVLNRQDYHFLVRPALLTALLGYTCACILLAADLGRYYNIWHPLLPSMWQGNSALFEVGMCVMCYLSVLYLEFVPVVCERFRFDVRHPWLGVICGSLYQLLEPVMIGVVILGIAISCLHQSSLGHVMVLAGPKLHPLWWTPILSLLFVMSAVVAAIPTVMFVCLWSSTSLGLRPPMRQLSRLASYLPVVLGVYLAFKIGDLLVRGSFAELRHFSLVSAAFGLEVGVGLVVPLVMLMSSRVLRSPRALGAACLMVMFGVVLYRTNVYWLGFRPFMAPYRYFPSLAEWGFTIGVLAGLIVLWRFLAMNLAIVDFVPECGRSVVDAPRRIEKGAVRHGA encoded by the coding sequence ATGAGCCACAGTGCGCTGCCGACATTCTCGCGCGTTAAGTTTCTTACCCCGGGAACGGCGATCCTGCTCCTCATGGCAGGACTGGGCGTGGCCTTCGGGATCTATCGTTTTGCGTTCGGCCTGCAGGCCAGCACCAACATGAACCAGGTCTATCCGTGGGGTATCTGGATCGTCGCGGACGTTTCATTCATCGCGCTGGCGGCCGGGGGGTTCGTTACGGCGGGCCTTGTCTACGTCCTGAATCGCCAGGACTATCACTTCCTCGTTCGCCCCGCGCTCCTGACGGCGTTGCTGGGCTACACGTGCGCCTGCATTCTACTCGCGGCCGATCTCGGCCGTTATTACAACATCTGGCATCCGCTTCTTCCGAGCATGTGGCAGGGGAATTCGGCGCTGTTCGAGGTCGGCATGTGCGTGATGTGCTATCTGTCGGTGCTGTATCTCGAGTTCGTTCCGGTGGTCTGCGAGCGCTTTCGTTTTGATGTTCGCCATCCCTGGCTGGGCGTTATCTGCGGGTCTCTGTATCAACTGCTCGAGCCGGTGATGATCGGCGTGGTGATACTCGGCATTGCGATCTCCTGCCTGCACCAATCCTCCCTGGGGCACGTCATGGTGCTGGCCGGTCCCAAGCTCCATCCGCTCTGGTGGACGCCCATTCTCTCCCTCCTGTTCGTGATGTCAGCCGTCGTAGCGGCAATTCCCACGGTGATGTTCGTATGTCTCTGGTCCTCGACTTCACTGGGACTGCGGCCGCCCATGCGACAACTGAGCCGTCTCGCAAGCTATCTGCCCGTTGTCCTGGGTGTGTATCTGGCATTTAAGATCGGCGATCTGCTGGTTCGTGGGAGCTTCGCCGAGTTGCGCCATTTCTCGTTGGTGTCCGCTGCCTTCGGACTGGAAGTCGGCGTCGGACTCGTTGTTCCTCTCGTCATGCTCATGTCATCGCGCGTGCTGCGTAGTCCCCGTGCATTGGGCGCAGCATGCCTGATGGTCATGTTCGGAGTCGTGCTCTATCGAACCAACGTGTACTGGCTGGGGTTCCGTCCGTTCATGGCGCCATACCGATATTTTCCATCACTTGCCGAGTGGGGGTTTACGATCGGGGTCCTCGCCGGCCTGATCGTGCTCTGGCGTTTCCTGGCAATGAATCTGGCGATCGTCGATTTCGTGCCGGAATGCGGGCGCTCCGTGGTGGATGCGCCACGGAGGATTGAGAAAGGCGCGGTGAGACATGGCGCCTGA
- a CDS encoding 4Fe-4S dicluster domain-containing protein, whose product MDPDRRAFLRRAVAIGSGGLAVAASPARANSSSHIEAAPQAMGVLVDVVRCSGCRRCEAACAKANGLPEIDPEELEDQSLFEQARRPGPDSFTVVNRRTFNHDDGTSAVYVKQNCMHCVDPACVSACLVGALRKLPDGPVTYDAQKCMGCRYCMVACPFEMPAYEYARPLTPRVRRCTFCFDEDHANGGTIPACVQACPKECLIYGRREELIAKAHERVARQPDVYVDHVYGEFEAGGTSWLYLSPVPFEQLGFPPVAASSWPRLTESIQHGVFKHFMPPVAWCAILGLTAWLTRRREIPFGVDSASSDNGQVGRDRIAVVHGDVSRLEESHDEPQCAADILAR is encoded by the coding sequence ATGGATCCTGATCGGCGAGCGTTTCTTCGCAGGGCGGTGGCGATTGGATCGGGGGGGCTTGCAGTAGCCGCCTCACCGGCGCGGGCGAATTCATCTTCGCACATTGAGGCGGCACCGCAGGCCATGGGAGTGCTGGTGGACGTGGTCCGATGCAGCGGCTGTCGGCGCTGCGAGGCGGCCTGCGCAAAAGCCAACGGCCTTCCCGAGATTGATCCCGAGGAACTGGAAGACCAGTCCCTGTTCGAGCAAGCTCGTCGTCCCGGTCCCGATTCCTTCACCGTCGTCAACAGACGCACCTTCAACCACGATGACGGAACTTCGGCCGTGTATGTAAAGCAAAATTGCATGCACTGTGTCGATCCGGCATGTGTATCCGCGTGCCTCGTGGGTGCTCTGCGGAAACTGCCTGACGGGCCCGTGACGTACGACGCGCAGAAGTGCATGGGCTGTCGCTACTGCATGGTGGCGTGTCCATTCGAAATGCCCGCCTACGAGTACGCCAGGCCGCTCACCCCGCGCGTCCGTCGTTGCACATTCTGTTTCGATGAGGATCACGCGAACGGGGGCACGATTCCGGCGTGTGTGCAGGCGTGTCCGAAAGAGTGCCTCATTTACGGCCGGCGCGAGGAACTGATTGCCAAGGCACATGAGCGTGTTGCCCGCCAGCCCGACGTGTACGTGGACCATGTCTACGGAGAGTTCGAGGCGGGCGGAACGTCCTGGCTGTACTTGAGTCCGGTTCCGTTCGAGCAGCTCGGGTTTCCGCCGGTCGCGGCAAGCTCCTGGCCCCGCCTGACGGAGTCGATCCAGCATGGCGTGTTCAAGCACTTCATGCCTCCCGTGGCGTGGTGCGCGATCCTGGGGCTGACCGCATGGCTCACGCGCCGTCGCGAAATCCCGTTTGGTGTCGACTCCGCCTCGAGCGACAACGGCCAGGTCGGCAGGGATCGTATCGCGGTCGTGCATGGTGACGTGTCCAGACTTGAGGAGTCCCACGATGAGCCACAGTGCGCTGCCGACATTCTCGCGCGTTAA
- a CDS encoding substrate-binding domain-containing protein, whose protein sequence is MFPRYACRTHCLTFAVITFALTPALRGDPPESMKLYGPSGPSPAIHDAATAFGARHQITIDVHSGPVDSWIAKAGDDADLIYASAGYMMTRFERTESLKIDPASVTPLYMRPSVILVRPDNPRGIRDFPDLLQPGLRIMVVEGSGQTALWEDMAGRFADVRALRELRANISVSAETSDDAMKLWRQHRDLDAWITWNIWYMPLRDEAKLIPVSADYRVYRHCSVALTQRGAEKPVAREFINFLTSPEGQEIFTSWGWMSPGEEGSPLVVRRDICAVCRVDGNDGNDGQPNGLLRIRELLKEYEAIGVPPSEVHLTAVFDGDSVRRLLSDAGYAKATKTPGANPDGSAVRELLDMGVQIEVCGKSLEKLGLSKADLIPGVKAIASAYPRIIDLQGQGYAYVGF, encoded by the coding sequence ATGTTCCCTCGTTACGCTTGCCGTACGCACTGCCTTACCTTTGCGGTCATCACGTTCGCCCTGACTCCCGCGTTGCGCGGTGATCCGCCGGAGTCGATGAAACTCTACGGCCCTTCGGGGCCTTCGCCGGCGATTCACGACGCGGCGACGGCGTTCGGGGCGCGTCATCAGATTACCATTGACGTTCACTCGGGACCGGTGGATTCCTGGATCGCCAAGGCCGGCGACGATGCTGACCTGATTTATGCCAGTGCCGGGTACATGATGACCCGTTTCGAGCGGACGGAGAGCCTGAAGATCGACCCGGCCTCGGTAACACCGCTGTACATGCGTCCGTCCGTCATTCTTGTTCGGCCCGATAATCCGCGGGGCATCCGCGACTTTCCCGACCTCCTGCAACCCGGGCTCAGGATCATGGTGGTCGAGGGATCGGGCCAGACCGCTCTGTGGGAAGACATGGCCGGCCGCTTCGCGGATGTCCGCGCGCTGCGTGAGCTACGGGCCAATATCTCGGTTTCCGCGGAAACGAGCGATGACGCCATGAAGCTGTGGCGGCAGCACCGCGATCTCGACGCTTGGATCACCTGGAACATCTGGTACATGCCCCTGCGGGACGAGGCCAAGCTGATCCCGGTGAGCGCGGACTACCGAGTCTACCGGCATTGCAGCGTTGCGTTAACGCAGCGTGGGGCGGAGAAGCCGGTGGCGCGGGAGTTCATCAACTTCCTCACCTCCCCGGAAGGGCAGGAGATCTTCACATCGTGGGGTTGGATGAGCCCCGGAGAGGAAGGGTCTCCGCTGGTCGTGAGGCGCGACATCTGCGCCGTCTGCCGGGTTGACGGGAACGACGGCAACGACGGACAGCCGAACGGCCTGTTGCGGATTCGCGAGTTGCTCAAGGAATACGAGGCAATCGGCGTTCCGCCGTCCGAGGTGCATCTGACCGCCGTGTTCGACGGCGATTCCGTGAGGCGACTGCTCAGCGACGCCGGTTACGCCAAGGCGACCAAGACTCCCGGTGCCAATCCCGACGGTTCGGCAGTCCGCGAACTCCTGGATATGGGCGTGCAGATCGAGGTGTGCGGCAAGTCGCTGGAAAAGCTGGGCTTGAGCAAGGCGGACCTGATACCGGGTGTGAAAGCCATTGCCTCGGCCTACCCGAGAATCATCGATCTTCAGGGACAGGGCTACGCCTACGTCGGGTTCTAG
- a CDS encoding four helix bundle protein: MKIKTFRDLIAWQKSMLLAKMVYETTRTMPDVERFGLTIQMRRSAVSIPSNIAEGYARQSRTDYLRFLRVARGSLAELETQLILCEQMEFLRSLEAINALLQETDRVLQGLIRSLEK, encoded by the coding sequence ATGAAAATCAAGACATTTCGGGATCTGATTGCCTGGCAGAAATCAATGCTGTTGGCAAAGATGGTTTACGAGACCACTCGGACAATGCCCGATGTCGAAAGGTTTGGGCTGACGATTCAGATGAGGCGCAGTGCGGTCTCCATTCCGAGCAACATCGCGGAAGGCTATGCCCGGCAAAGCCGAACGGACTATCTCCGATTTCTTCGAGTCGCACGCGGTTCTCTTGCGGAGCTCGAAACCCAGTTGATTTTGTGCGAACAAATGGAGTTCCTTCGGTCGTTGGAAGCGATCAACGCCCTGCTCCAGGAAACGGACCGCGTGCTTCAGGGTCTCATACGGAGTCTCGAGAAATAG